CACCCACGCCAGCGGTAATAATAACCGCTTTACCATGATACTCGCCACCTTTGTCTGTTTTGACGATGAAGTGGCGTTCTTCTTTCTTCTCTAACGATACGACTTTCTCTTCTAGCTGCACCTCTGGATTAAAATGGTTCATTTGTTGAACCAAATTGTTGACCAGTTCCTGTGCAGTCACTTTAGGAAAGCCAGCAACGTCATAAATATATTTTTCAGGATAAAGGGCTGCAAGCTGGCCGCCCAGTTGGGGCATACTTTCAATTAAGGTGACGGATGCCTGACGCATTCCTCCGTAAAAAGCGGCGAAAATACCGGCTGGACCGCCTCCAATTATGATCAGATCGCGGATCTCCGCACCTGTGGATTGAGCTGTCACTCTAAAAACACCTCCGAAAGGGATAGTATGAATTGTATATATTGAATCAGCCGCATAGAGGTTCAGATAGCCGCCGAACGTATGATTCACTGCTTATCATTATAAACTGCTGGGTTCTTCTTGCAAAGTTAAAGCGATTAATATTTGATGAAGACTTTCCGGTGAGTATAAGTTAACCGTGTTAAGAGAAAAGCTGTGAATATTGAATGATTATGTATATCGGAAGGGGTAGAAGCATGAGCAGTATTCCCAAAATTGTCATTGTGGGCGCCGGATATGGCGGTATATTGACGGCTCAGCAATTGCAAAAGGAGCTCAAGCACAATGAGGCAACTGTCACGCTAATCAACCGTCATGATTACCACTATATTACGACACATCTTCACATGCCTGCGGCAGGCACGGATACGATTGAGCATTCGAGGATTCCGATTGCGCAGCTAATCGATGAGTTCAAGGTGGATTTAGTCAAAGGAACAGTGAAGGAAATCATACCAAATGAGAAAAAAGTCGTGCTGGAGGATGGCTCGCTATCCTACGATTATTTGGTCATCGGATTAGGTGGCGAGCCGGAGACATTCGGTATTCCAGGAATGGATCAATTCGCACTGACGATTCGCAGTATTAACTCTGTGCGCCTGATTCGAGAGCATATTGAATACCAGCTGGCCCTGTATAAAAATGACGGTAAGCCAGGTCGCCTAAATTTCGTCGTAGGGGGCGCTGGTTTTAGTGGCATTGAGTTTGTAGCGGAGTTGGCAGATCGTCTGCCACAGCTGGCTAAAGCTTACGACATCGATTTTAACCGAATTCAAATCATTAACGTCGAGGCAGCTCCTACAGCATTACCAGGGTTTGATCCTGAGCTGGTGGAGTATGCGATGGATGTCCTCAAGCGTAAAGGGGTTAACTTCCGTATTGGAGTCCCGATTAAGGAATGCCAGCAGAATGGTGTAATTGTCGGTGAGGGTGAGAAAATTGAAGCCTGCACGGTCGTCTGGACAGGTGGAATCCGTGGGAACGGTTTGATCGAGAAAGCCGGATTCGAAGTGATGCGTGGAAGGGTGAAAATCGACGATTTTCTGCGTGCACCGGGTCACGATGATATTTTCATTATCGGGGACAGTTCTCTGATGTTTAATCCCGAAGGCCGCCCTTATCCACCGACTGCCCAAATTGCAATGCAGCAAGGAGTGCTTTGTGCCAAGAATCTGGCCGCTACGCTCCGCAAAAAGGAGCTGCACAAGTTCGTCTTCTCCAATAAGGGTACAGTTGCATCTCTTGGAAAGGGCGAAGCCGTCGCCGTAGTAGGTAAACGCAAAATCAAAGGCTGGGTGGCCGCACAGTTGAAAAAGATCGTAGATCTACGCTATCTGTTCATCATTGGCGGCATTCCACTGGTATTGAAAAAAGGGCGATTTTTCTAATCTCAGCCAAGTAGTCAAGATGCACCTAAAAACAATAAGAACAGAAAAAGGTTTCCACGACTTCTACCAGAGCCTGGAAACCTTTTTTCTATTGCTTTTCTTTTCTATATATTAGAGTCCTACAGCTTCAGCATGTCTTCAAATGTTTCTTCGTTCAACACGCTGCCGACATAGAAGGAACCGAATTCACCGTATCGGGCACTCACTTCATCAAAACGCATTTCGTAAATTAGCTTCTTGAATTGAAGTGCGTCGTCGGAGAACAGGGTCACGCCCCACTCCCAATCGTCGAAGCCGATGGAGCCTGAAATGATTTGCTTTACTTTGCCAGCATAGCTGCGTCCAATTAAACCGTGGCTGCGCATCAAGGTGCGACGCTCGTCCATCGAAAGCATGTACCAGTTGTCATCCAGATCACGTTTCTTGTTCATTGGATAGAAACAAATATAACGTGCCTTGTTTAATACAGGCTTCAGGCGCGCGACAATTTGTGGATTTTGCATTGGATCTTCTTCCTTGCTCAAATAATTACTCAGTTCCACCACACTTACATAAGAATACGTTTTGGTCGTATATTTGGCGAAGGTTGTTTTGTTGAATTCATTTTCCAATTTATTGAGGTCTTCCAGCGTTTCACGCAGGTGCAGCATAACAAAATCAGCCTTTTGTCCGACTATAGTATAGACAGCTGAACTGCCCAGACCTGCTTCCTCGGTAACGCTCCATTCCTTCATAAACTCTTGAAGCTCGTCCAGTGCTCCCGCGCGCTCTTCATCGTCTGCAGTTTTCCATGCCGTCCAGTTGATGGACCGGAAATCGTGAAGCGCGTACCAGCCTTCCAGTGTGGAGGTTACTTCGTTGGGTGTTGCTGGGGTTTGTTGAGGTTGATGTTGATTCACGATCTACACTCCTTTACGATCTGTAAATGTAATCGGCTTAGCCGAAATATGTGTACTTCCGTATATCGTTCCTGTATCCAAT
This window of the Paenibacillus polymyxa genome carries:
- the hemQ gene encoding hydrogen peroxide-dependent heme synthase, with protein sequence MNQHQPQQTPATPNEVTSTLEGWYALHDFRSINWTAWKTADDEERAGALDELQEFMKEWSVTEEAGLGSSAVYTIVGQKADFVMLHLRETLEDLNKLENEFNKTTFAKYTTKTYSYVSVVELSNYLSKEEDPMQNPQIVARLKPVLNKARYICFYPMNKKRDLDDNWYMLSMDERRTLMRSHGLIGRSYAGKVKQIISGSIGFDDWEWGVTLFSDDALQFKKLIYEMRFDEVSARYGEFGSFYVGSVLNEETFEDMLKL
- a CDS encoding NAD(P)/FAD-dependent oxidoreductase, whose translation is MSSIPKIVIVGAGYGGILTAQQLQKELKHNEATVTLINRHDYHYITTHLHMPAAGTDTIEHSRIPIAQLIDEFKVDLVKGTVKEIIPNEKKVVLEDGSLSYDYLVIGLGGEPETFGIPGMDQFALTIRSINSVRLIREHIEYQLALYKNDGKPGRLNFVVGGAGFSGIEFVAELADRLPQLAKAYDIDFNRIQIINVEAAPTALPGFDPELVEYAMDVLKRKGVNFRIGVPIKECQQNGVIVGEGEKIEACTVVWTGGIRGNGLIEKAGFEVMRGRVKIDDFLRAPGHDDIFIIGDSSLMFNPEGRPYPPTAQIAMQQGVLCAKNLAATLRKKELHKFVFSNKGTVASLGKGEAVAVVGKRKIKGWVAAQLKKIVDLRYLFIIGGIPLVLKKGRFF